A stretch of Candidatus Omnitrophota bacterium DNA encodes these proteins:
- a CDS encoding nucleotidyltransferase domain-containing protein yields the protein MDKNAVLVIIERFRMLLEAKGIKLSKIILYGSYAKGDYTPASDIDVVVISDDFADKSYWERIEILSDAIYEIFEPIEAVAMTTEEWQKGESFICDYAKDGEILYAA from the coding sequence GTGGATAAAAACGCAGTCTTAGTCATCATCGAACGTTTTCGGATGCTTCTGGAAGCCAAGGGAATAAAACTGTCCAAGATCATTCTTTATGGCTCCTATGCCAAGGGAGACTATACGCCCGCCAGCGATATCGACGTAGTCGTCATCTCGGACGATTTCGCCGATAAGAGTTATTGGGAACGAATTGAGATTTTATCGGACGCCATCTATGAGATATTCGAACCGATCGAAGCCGTAGCCATGACCACGGAAGAATGGCAAAAGGGAGAGTCGTTCATTTGCGACTACGCCAAAG